AGAAGAAATGGGGATAATAGAAGCTGCCTTTGCAGCCACGCGATCTCTGGTTAAGTCACCGTTACGTGTTTCTTCATCGCCGGCGCATTTTCAGAACAACGTTAGGTCGATACAGTCGATTACTCTGTTATCGAAGCGGAGTTCATCGAGGTGTTCTTCACAAAGTGATTCGTTAGAGGTTGATTTAGAAGATTCTGGAAGTTTAATGAGTAGTCAGAAGAGGAATAGAGTTGTCGCTTCGTTGTTGAGTCGGTATCGGAGGAAAAGAGGATTGGCTGTTACTGATATTACTGCTACAGTATGAATTTCGAAACTTTATACTCCCTGTATTgcaatttatgtgacatttttTTCCGATTCTGTGAAGTTGCTACTTATAGTTCTTTTCTATTGTTTACGAATGCTAgaatctttattttaaaatattaacttGATCTAATGCAATTTAGCTTTCAAAGATTAGTTAAAAATCGACTCTCATGAGCAAattgtcacataaattgggaaAATGGAAATACAATTTGGTGTGGTGATGTTTACAAGTTGGTGTCTTTTGATGTTGTAATTTGAAAAGCTGTGGTTTCCTGATGTTCCATTTTTTGAATGTTCAGAGAAATTTTGAATTGCTTGCTGAATTATTGCTTTGAATCTGAGGGCTTATTATCATCAGACCTCCTATTTTATATGACTTTATTTGAATGATTATATAGTTTAAGATATTAATTTGACTTCCTTTCTTAGAGGGGTATAGTGGACGAAAAAATCGAAGTAAAAGTGTGATTTGATAGATTTCAACTATTGAATAGCCTAATGAACTTGAATTATTGAAGTTGTGAATTATCTAGTCATCTTGGCACAGATAGATATTGGTAGGACATGTTATCTGAGTTGTTTCACAGACAGACTTGAGTATTGAGATGGAGGGGTCTGAAGTAAGAGTACTCGTCTGATTTATTATTAAAGTTATAGGATGTAGTATGATGTTTAATGCAAAAGATGTATTTCATTATAGAATCACTTGAGATATTGCGTGAGACTGCATGATTTTGAATCTAGATCAGACAAATGGCCTGTTGAACTTCTAGCTGGTTCTTTATGCCTCTACTGCAGTGAGAATTGGCTTTTGTAACATGACCAGAATATGTTGAATCCGTTGACTAGAAGAAATaactaagaaataaaaatgatgttCTCTCTAACAACTCAAGTTTTAGATGGGATGGTCACATAATTCAACCCAGTATCAGAGTAGGAAGAGGTCAGAATTTGAGTCTAACCATCATCCATTATCAAAAGGAATTTTCAGGTGTTTGGCccacaaaataagaaaatcaggTTTACATGTGACAGGGCATGTTGAagacataattatgtaaattaaagTGGTGTTTTTCTCTTAAACTGTTTAAATGAGATGGTTACACAATTCAAAAGATCATATGTCTCAATTCTAATATTTCTCTGTAACAACTCTGATTTTGTTGTTCTTTCGGTCTCAGGAAGCAAATCAGTCCTGTTGAGCTTTGACCAATATGAGTTACTGGACTTCCTCGAAATCTAGAACTTGTagttctaatttattttatttggtttctCTTCAATACCCTCTCATTGTGGATAAACTTCCTTAGGTTACCCTACAGAGATACAGTACTAGGAACAGAACtattctatatattttatgtgaGAGTTTGGCTAGTGCAAGCAGAAGTACTTGCTTGAGCCTTTTTGATGtaaacattcttttttttatcatgttcTTGCATTTGTTTTGTTTATATTTGCTAGTCATTGTGCGAGGAGAAAGTTCCCCTGAAACATGATTTTACTGATTCTTTATCCTTGTAATCGCATGTTGCCTTCAGGAATGGTGTGAAAAGAAGATGGAGTATACTCTTCTTTGTGGCAAACCCGAAAAGACCAAAGCTATGAAAGCTGGTAGCAGTCGTCATGAAGAACTTGAAGAAGAGGTATTTCCTATAGAGAGTTTAGACatccatttattttatattttaactatCTCAGTTCAAGTGGTCAAGGCAAAAGTAATTTGATAGGACATATATTTCGTATTGTTCTGTATGTCCGTTTGGTGAATGGAGATGAAGAGAGAATATCAAGACTCATGCCAAATTCCAAAATGTTTAAAACATTTCCATTTTCAAAGTGATTCTTTAGTGTCCTCTTATTTCTCAGATTTCCTGTTCTTACCTTACTGTGAGTTTGAATATGTGCAGGTGATCAAAAGGGTAAGAGTTCGTGTTGACTCGGCTGAAGATGTATGGGCATTAAAGTTCTTAAATTTCATAGTTGGTGCCAATCAATTGCTATTTGACGGATTGACACGTGAATTGCCCTTGTAAGTCTCTTTTTTATCATTTGCTTGTTCATAATAATTCTTTAACATTCCTAGGAGTAAGTTAGTTGATAGCAGTGTTCCACATCAACCATCAATTGTAGCTAATGAGCTTATTTACTGTGTTTCTgtaattcttttttgttaatCAAACAGAGGTGTTTGCATATTTAAGAGTCATGTACAAACTTCATGACCCAATAATGAAACACCTTGCCCCTTTAATCTCAATTAAGAAGATGGTGGAGGTGTAAGAGTCACCACCATTTGATTCACTACTTTAACTTTTCATCAACTTAAAACTTTTTGATCTACCAACTAGATTAGTTGGGTTCTGTTGCAGacccaaaatagaaaaataaatgtctCGTGTCTAACAACTTAAACTTTAGCAATCACGCAAGAAAACATACAATCAGGTTAAATGAAGGTTTTCAAGTCTCACtgctatttatttatttaaaataattttcacgggggaaggaaaaaaagaatcaaGCGTACATGTTAGGATGCATATATGTCCATCCAAAGTTGCGTGTGATTGAATGTCACATTAATCCACCTCAACCTTTACTTCTGCACATGTAGATGGAGCTTCCTTGTTATAAAGTTCACTGATTCCTGCAAAGTagaaagaaattatgaaatattcTTTATGATTTGCATCCTCATTAGCTGCTGAGCTAGTTCATTTGGTTCATCAGAGTAGGTTTTGCTGAAGGTGTATGGATGGTTGGAGTTATTGATGAGATGCGAATGCCAGAAAGACAAAGTGATGCATATCCAATGTTAGTTGACACAAAAACACGAGCGAAAGCTACCCTTCCTCCTGAACCGCAACGGAGGAACGGAAGGTATAGTTTTCCACTGAATGTTGAACAGTAATATGGTGCATCTCTGAGATGAAGAGAGATGCAACATATCTAAATTTCTTTACTATTCAAAATGTATTTATGGGTACAAAATCTGATGAACGGATGCCCTTCTATGGAAGGCTTCAGCTAATGTGCTACAAGCATTTGTGGGACAGCTTGGTGGCCGATGACTTCCCCTCGCGGCAGTTCTTTGAGTTCTTCTCTCTGAATCCTAATCGCATTTTATCTGCAGAAATCAGAGAACGTACTGCCAAGTGTGGTTTCGCTGCTGAGGtattacccaaaaaaaaatgaatgaaaagttCTTCAggattatattatttctttcatattttaatgaaaaagataAGTAGAAATGGTATGGAAAGCTTTTTAggattatattatttctttcatattttaatgaaaaagatgAGTAGAAATGGTAAATAATTTGAAGAAGTTGTAGGATTATTAGCCAAGCCGCAAAGCtacctttttcatgcatgtggAATATCATGAGCCCAAAGCAGACAATTTCTTTGGCTCCTAAGCAAACTCTTAATATTTGTCTTGCAGTTAGCAGTTACTTGAAGGCATAAACTTGAGTTCTCTTAGGatctattttctcttttctttatctCAAAAACTTTACTTGTTTGGGACTGAGAGGCGTTACTGTTGTATTTCTCTAAATTTTCCCTTTCTGAGAAGCCCTTTCTTCATCCTTCTTCCCAGTGTGATCAAGACTAGAATTGGAGGTTCCAAATGATCATGATGATTAATTATATCAGGATAAAAAATAGATACAGCTTTACTTCCGTGGATATGACTGAAAAGAGTTTGTGATTGGGGTCTGAGTCTTTCACCACACAACTGAATAGGCGTCTAGTTTATTATGGATGTTGGAGATTCATCTTTTTTCCTGCTATCAGAATTTTGCTGATGTTTTTAGCCTttggaaatattttatttatgtcttATGTCGGTTCACATCCAACTCTTGGTTGTTAATGCAGACTCTCACTGATATGTTGAGGTACTCTCGTAATACTTGGTGCATGCTTCCACCAGCACATGAGCAACTATTATTGAGGTGAGTTGGAATTTCATATACTATGACTAATGTTTCGCATTTTTCAGATCTAATCTTCTTCTACCAAATATTGCCTTCGTTTTGTTGATGGCATCTTTCtctgtctctcttttctggctACTGAGATGTCTGAAATTAACCTGTGAAATCATAGCTCTTCCATATTAGAAAGAAATCCTTCATTTTAGAAAGAAATATGAAGCCCAACTTGAACAGAGTTCTGTGGCAAAAAAGTAGATAATCAAGGTTTGACTACATTGAAGCCCGATCTTTAGAGATTATTATCTGATGGCTCATCATGTATTTGCTTCTGCACGAAAAGCTCAGAAGACTCGGGAGATTTCCCTCATGTTTCTATACTTTCATCCTGTTctctatatatttaatttgtagtacttttttatacaattagatAGGTTTATTAGTGTTATTTAATATTTGGTGTGAAAATCACTTCCTAGCTAAATACATGCACAAGTTTCACCTTTAAAAGTGACAAAATTAGTAGAATCAGTTGCATAATCCAAACCAAACAGGTCCAAGAAAGTTCATTCATTTCATGCATTAGAAGACACTTTTACATATTAGATGTTAGTAAATCTTTTGTATTCTCTTTTCTGCAGGTATGAATTTCAAGGAGATCAATCGTTGCTTGGTGAAGATCGGTTTGAGTATGATCTTAACTGGGTAAAGGGTCAAATAAAGTGTTCGTTAGAGGTATGGCGAGGAGAAAGAGAAGCCAGTTACACCCCTGAAGACGAACGATGGAAATGCTGGTCTTGCAAGTTTGCTTCTGAATGTCCAGCCAGCAATTCTTGCTCTCCAAGAAGAAAGGACACTGAAGGCTAACTGGTACGTTTGGCAAATCGCGTTGAACTGCTTGTCAATATAACTTAAAACTCTTTAACAAACTTGGCATTACACGAACAAGCCAAACAGTATCTATTAGTATAGCTGTAGGTACATTCTGAACCTGAAAATTCATTGTAtgtaaataaattcattttatgtTGTAATTGTCATTGTTGATATTTGTAATGTCAAAGCTATTGACATGATCTCACACTGAACCATAACAAATGTAATACTCATTTTCTCGTCTCATAGTTTATCTCAGAATAATCACACCAATAAAATGTTGTTTTATGCCTATATCTATCGCTTTTGCTTCATTGTATTGATTCTCTTAATAGATACTGAGATTCATATTGGAAATCAAAAGTATATAATTCAAACTATAAGACACAGGAGTAATTTTGATTGATCAGAACAAATAGATATAGCAAATAAATGGAATTGGATGCTATGTCAATTccatatattgaattgatattgttgTGACGAAATTGTAGCTCAACTTCAAATTGCTCGGATGTTATGTTTCTAAAAATTTTTGTGATAATATAACactaactatttataataaaaaaaaagtttacttataaagtaaaagatgacaatatcgaagaaaattgaaaaatatcatcaaaaatTAGATACCATCAAAATTCACAACATaaaatatcaaagaaaaaaaagaaatacacaaTATTAGTTGGTTTGAAAGTTCTAAATTGGATGatcaaataaggaaaaagagtattaataaacaatatttatttggtttCGAACTCCTGAAtactaagagaaaaaaaattatagtttcaaagattaaaagaaaataaatgtatattttatcttttagtataatataatataaatagattaaaatattttttctttttgcgtttcaattaaatttaatctgacattaatataagtattaatttatttacgtaaattttaaatatcagacaaaattaaataaattaattaataaatagttAAATTAGAGTATATTCTGTTTATATCCTCATTAATTGGATTTTTGTCTACTTATTTTACCACTATTTTCTGTGAACACATTAATTACCATGGCGCACAATAGCAGTAGCAGGAGAAGACCTAACATACTGATAACCGGAACGCCGGGCACCGGAAAAACGACGACGTCGTCTGCACTGGCGGAGGCGACGCAGCTCCGGCATATCAACATCGGTGAACTGGTGAAAGAGAAGAAGTTGCACGACGGATGGGACGATACCTTGGACTGTTACATCATCAATGAAGACCTTGTAAGTCTTTTAGTGAAAATACTAAACCCTAGTTCTTAATCTAAGGATGGAAAGTTccgatttttattttgatttgatttcaatTCAATAGGAGAATTATAATAACTGTTAGAGAATCCGctgttcttattttttcttttcaatttttgtattgGTGTTGCCATTCTTATAGAGTGGCAATTGAGAGAATTATTGctgtttaactttttttttttgtacctGCATTTCTGTTTTACAACCGTGCCTCTTGATCACATGACAATGATTTTACCAGTTACGGCAAGGCTCCCTTCTGTAGGGTACATGTAGCTCATCCATTAAGATAAAATGGGAAAGGTCGTGTGAGATAGTTTGGCCATGTACTATTTTGACATTTAAGTTTAGAGGGTTTAAAGGTTAAGAGTTATTTAGAGGTTGAGGTATACTTGAGTCTCTTTTCGGGAGAAGGTATACTTAAAATCACATCGAGTGAGTTCTCTGAAgagaagataaatttatttagagAATTATATTCAAGTTAAAAGTACAGAAAACCTCTAGTATAGTCATTATTATTGTCAAGTTTTGAGTAACTTGTGGTTCCAATCCATAAAGGTGCTCTTGTAAATGACCTCAAATTTTGTTGTGGTGAATAGGATTGAATGCGAAAATGACTATTAAGGTGTTGGAACATCTAATGAGGTTCTTAAACTGCTCTTGATTGTTTATAAtgttaaaaagttgaaaatctGTATTAACTCTCTTTATTTATGAGCAGTTTTAGAGAACTTGATTCAGTGTGTCCAAGTGGTTTTAAGAAATGAAATGGTGGTGTTAACTGGACCTTCACTTAAGCTATTATTGGTTTCAAAGATATAAAACTTTATTGATAGAGTATAAGTCATTATCCCTTTGGATTAGGTGGTTCAGTTTTAGTTATGGTAGCCATTTCTTCTTCATTGCTTCCCTTCTGGTGCTTTAATGCTGTAAGGTATTTGCCCCCAAACATCATAACATTAACATATACCTGGTTGGAGGGAAGTGCCAGAGAAAAGGGGAAGTTCAATAACCCACTGACAAGGAAGGAGATGAGATGGCTGAATGCGGGATAAACTATGGTAATTGAAGATTAGCAGTAAAAATGAGAACTTTTGTTGGGACAGTAGAGCCTTGATATAAAGTTATCGGTTTCTTTGGTAATACATTGGTTGGTTTGCATATAGCTTTCCTACATGGTTTATAAACCATATGCCTAGTTTCTGTATTAACAAGTTTActtatcaaaacaaaataaagaagaaaggaTAAGATGCATCGGATTTTCCATCACAGAATACAGAGCATTTTTGTGTGTTACTGGTGCAGCTTAAGCTTTTGCAGCATCTCTACCCTCTGGATGTTCTTTACTATTTGTCTCACTCTTGTTAGCACTTTCAGAATATAGTATACCAGTTACTCCAGCTTTGATCTTCCAATTAGTCACCCCACCATATCCTATTCAATTGATAGGAAATCAAATGAATGCTCTTTGCCAATTACGATACAGCtgcttgatgaaacttttaCATAGTTGGTGTTTTGCAAATAGTTTATGTTCATATTGCTCCTATGTGGTCAACTGATATTTGCAAAGATACTAAAATTGCACTTCTTATCTTTGCTTTTATTGCTTTGAGTTTTAGATTTATTGTTAATGCAATCAAAAGCTATTTGCTAGTTCTAAAGAAGTTTTAACCTTGTATTTCCTACAATAAATGATGAAGAAATTGTGGTGTTACAAGTTTCATGATGTGGCTGCTGTAGGTATGTGATGAGCTCGAGGACATGATGGAAACAGGTGGAAACATTGTTGATCATCATGGTTGTGATTTCTTTCCTGAACGTTGGTTCGACAGGGTTGTGGTTCTTCAAACCGACAATACTGTCTTGTATGATAGATTAAGTAGAAGGTAACACTGTCAATTGACATCTTTGATTGTCTCTCATATATACCTCTCCAGTTGCTCACACAGATCCGTCTTGACTTGCTCGACTGTCCCAGGGGTTACACAGGCCAAAAGCTCACCAATAATATCGAATgcgaaatatttcaaattttgctAGAGGAGGCAAAAGACAGTTATCCAGAGGATATAGTTGTGGCACTGAGAAGTGATTCTATTGAAGATATTAGCAAAAATGTGGAGATGATGTCCAATTGGATCAGCAGTTGGAACCCAGTCGTGTGATTGAACTAATCACAAATGAATTTCCCATTGcttagatattattttgttgtactCAAAGATTGTAATGGTTTTGGTTGTTTTATGAAGATGCTCTTATTTATGTTACAGAACTTCTGCAGAAATGCATTATTATGCttttcattaatcattcatTTCTGAACTACACAAGTTTCTCCAGAAAGTTAAATGTTTGAACAGTGATTAGCACTACCACAATCACTCTTCAATGGTAGTTTTTGCAGATTCACACACAATTTTGTTCACATGACACAATAGTCACAACCAGTACATCAAACAAAGGGTagaaaatggtgtgctttaTTCAAGAAATGCTATCGGGGATTTCAAAACGCCCACGACTTAAGACCTTGATTGCCTCAACATCTTTACATTTTCTCTAAATCTATTTCTATCCTGCAACTGCAAGACTGCTATATAGCCAAAGCGCACGATCCTACAAAATTGTTCCTACAACTCAGGAGTGTCATTACATGATATTCACTCAGAACCCATGTAGGGTTTACATTAGGTAAATCCAcacaagatgaggaattacatGTAGAGTTCAAAAGAATTCGAGAGTGCCAGTTATAGTGACGGGTGGATTAATATCAATGCGGATAGCCTTCCCTTGAGAAAGTAACTGTGGTAGTGTATTGGCATCTTTGGCTGTAGCTCCTGCCCCAGTCCATATTGTGACGTGGGGCCATGGGTTTTTAGAATCGACCTTTTCACCTTCGACAGAACCAGGCTCAGCTTCTAGGGCAGCCAATTTATCGGAGAACAACAAAGCAGCCACGTCTACTGGGACGTTTTGATGAAGAAAGGAACCGTAATTGGCAACTGCAGTGACACCATGACTTCTCTTGTGAGCTAGGGTCAAATGGGCCTTCTGAATGCAGCTCTCCAGGCTTTTGTCCTTCAAGAAATCACCAACCTTCGGATCTTTCTTGGCTAGCTGTCCACAAAATAATGAGGAGAATGAGATAAAATAGTTGAGTGCCTTTATGCAACACTATAGTTCCTCTCCTTAGTCCCTTCAATGTTCACCCAAAGAATTATAAACCAAATGCAGAAATTTCAGATGATTGGAAATCATTAAAGATTGGAAGGACAAAAGAGCGAATGcagtcttctttttttttttcacggATAAAGAAATTgtcaattgaaagaaaaagaaggcaGCAAACAGATAAACAAGAATTATTATCAGTCTCTTAGACCTGCCAAGAAAATAATCCAGCCACAAGGAATTATATGTATTGTGCATGAACTAACAAGTACGATAAGAACAAAGACCACTAACTACAACCATCAAGACATAAAATCTGCAGCCATCAAGActtcataattataaatttgcatCATTAACTTACATCATTCAGAAGACCTAGAATTTCTGGAACTGGCAGGCTGATAGCGGCAAACACAATGGATCCTAGCTTCCTCTTCTCAGAAGAAGGAGCTGCATATTCGCCCCTCGCAATAGCTTTCAGTTGTTCAAGGACTTTTTTAACAGCAAATTCAAATGGAACCTGAAATAGAACTTCACAGAATCACTTCAAAGCTCTCCTACCACAATGTGATAACTTTCTTTAGAACTGTCACTACTCTCTCTATTCACACAGAACCAGGGGGTTTCGGGGGATTGCTGATCATGGAATACTGAACCATCCAACAAGCCCCTCCGACGAGAAAGGTATTGTTAATGCAGCACTTGTGATCTTCTTTGGCATACTAGCTCATTTAAGGAAAAGTAACTCATTCGTTTTCTACAAACATGACTTCCTACTTGAAGCCACTCTTTCCCCCGAATACATGCATCCTTGCCATGTCAAAGATACATAGTATACATATATCCTATAGGGGTGTGCATAAGTATCTATTATGGGCACATCAAAATTTGTTACAGATAATCAGGGGTCACTTGGTagtattaacaaaaataatgtttgCATTAGCTCTGAATATTAGTAGTATCTTGTTTGGTATCTTTTTTCATGCTATGTGTAACTAATGCTTGCATTATTTATACACTCTATTGTGTATTGGGGAGTGCATTACTTATACCATAGATTTCTGGGTATTAGTAATGCAAAGGGATATAATGCATGCCTTAGGACTTTAAAGACACAAATATCCCTCAAAAGCACTTTAACATCTTTTTCACCATAATTGTGAAGAATATTTTTGTACaatacatgttatttttaatacaccaaaccaaacaatgcattaaaataatgtatgtaCAACTAATGCAAACATAACAAATACAAGCATTACTAATGCAAGTATTGCTAATACACTATATTTAgcattatttttatacactcAACCAAACGACACATTAGTGTATTTGAAGTGCCCGTGTGAACTACTCCAGTCTTTAACATACAATTCCTACACAGGTATGACAATTTAAATAAAGTATGCATGTACTACCGCTGCATGCCATGGCTAATATTTGTGAAGGACTTGTTTAACATTATAgcaattaaaattgtatttccAGTGCAAAGTAAGATCAGATATTCCATGCCTTAAGAGATCTAAAAGGACTGCGCTAAGCTATACAGACTTACCTGTATTGAATTGAGATAGTCCGCATTTCCATGTAGAATATCCCTCAATTGCTTCTCCCATTTAACCCACTCTTTTACAAAAGTCCCTTTTGTAGACTCCAGTCTACCAGAGAGAAAATCACACACAAGGAAAAACAATTATCAGTCACAATCAGTTGAAAACACGCCTACCTCAAAACATTATTCATGGAGTggaaacttatatatataagatgGCAACCTCAGCTTTTTTTCATGAACATATCACtcaaatacacaaaaatagAACCTTGTCAACGTTAACTGAACATCAGTCTTGTCCTCCAATTACCAAATATTACTAGAAAAACGACATGATTTTGCTAGAAAAAAAAACCCGGTCATACCGATATATATACCCCCAGCCCCAACCCAAACTTTGGTAGGTGGATATTACAAGGTTGAGAAAAGACATCTTAACCCCAAAAGAAACGGCATATAAGTTGTTTGGAACCCTATTTTAACATGCAGAGAAGTgcaattcatattcatattgcACTTAATTTAGTATAGCACATATATGTGAATATAAAGTTATTACTAGGCAACGTAACACAACAAGAATTATATATCCAAAGAGTGAAAATGAGTTCCATAGATCCAGATCATGCTCAAATTTATGCAGTACAGTCAAGACACTGGAAATCAATGAATATTCGGAGTTTCATAATGCTTTGACAGACAATAAGAGCCCCCTCATATCCATCTTTTCCCAACTATATGATGCTGGAAAGTTCCAAATGTCATTACAAATCATAGAATCCTCAGCCCTAAATTTCATTACACTGATCAACCACAAATCTGAGCTACTTTGAACCATTCAATCCATCCAAAAGTTGACACCAAAACAGTAATTAAAagataaacaacaaaatagaaGGGGCTGACAATTTCAACAgaagaaagaaattgaaaattctTGAACTAAAGAATCAAAACCGACCTTCCATGTTTGTTAGTATGAAGCCTGTACAGATTGATTCCCTCCTCAACAATAGACCTCACAGAATCCGGAAGAGGAGACCTTCATATGATCATAAACAATATTAGCAGCAAGTAAAGCAAATAGAACTAGGGAAGACCTACATGTCGTAGAATTGAGACACTTCCAAACTATACAGGTCAAATAATAAATACTGCCCCACAGTGGAAACAGAAAAAACATTAACAACAGTAAGGCAAAAATCCATCTGTCGTGATAGATATATGTGCAATGACTACCAATGGCATGCTGTTGGTTTCATTACTATCAATCAGTTATATCACTGAAAAGCTCTAGTTGTCTAACATCCTCTAGGTTGAATATTTTGGACCAAGTAGCTTTGCTGTAATTAGAATACATGAATTCAGAAGTGCAGCTTCATAAGAAAAACAATTGGATTTATAGACAACACCAACTTTCTTCTTTTCGTtctttttcttcccttttccttttttggtcACGAAGAATACAAGGTTACAAGCATTGGAATCTTCAAAATTGGCGATCTCCTTCAGAATTCTGGAAATCTGTTTTATTAAATGCATGCGTTAGAATTTTAGCTTAACTAAATTAGATCTATCTTCACTCTACTTAATGAAAATTAGCGACCAGGTGAAAGCACATACAATTGGCTACACTGAAATCATACTTGCTAATTGGATGCCAGTTAGACACATGTCAAACAAGAATAAGTGATGACACTATTCATCATGTCTTAATTAGACAACAACTTGCTTGAAAATAGAATTTTAGAAaacaaatttcattttcttctaaGTAAATGACTTATGATCAAACAAATACTTCAATATCGAACAACCTAGCCCTAAATTGGAAAGACTTCATTAGTAGATGAAGACATTCAATGTTTGGGGTTATTAGTTTAGCTCTTAAACCACTTTAGATACTTCACAAATGTTCATCACAGTGTTGAACGACTTTAGTTTGTTGTTAATCAAGAAATATGAGGAACAAACCTTTTAAGTCttctatttgaaataaattcaGAGGAAATAACTACTACTTTCTCTAGTTCAGCATACACTTCCACTTGCATAAGAAATAATAACAACACCCTCTTGTTCTAAATTGAATTACA
The DNA window shown above is from Solanum lycopersicum chromosome 11, SLM_r2.1 and carries:
- the LOC101247290 gene encoding exonuclease V, chloroplastic gives rise to the protein MPRLAAHSPEMTEPGSPIDTPPEEVQTSQNSNNIVPEIPLEIISEEEMGIIEAAFAATRSLVKSPLRVSSSPAHFQNNVRSIQSITLLSKRSSSRCSSQSDSLEVDLEDSGSLMSSQKRNRVVASLLSRYRRKRGLAVTDITATEWCEKKMEYTLLCGKPEKTKAMKAGSSRHEELEEEVIKRVRVRVDSAEDVWALKFLNFIVGANQLLFDGLTRELPLVGFAEGVWMVGVIDEMRMPERQSDAYPMLVDTKTRAKATLPPEPQRRNGRLQLMCYKHLWDSLVADDFPSRQFFEFFSLNPNRILSAEIRERTAKCGFAAETLTDMLRYSRNTWCMLPPAHEQLLLRYEFQGDQSLLGEDRFEYDLNWVKGQIKCSLEVWRGEREASYTPEDERWKCWSCKFASECPASNSCSPRRKDTEG
- the LOC101055607 gene encoding Hop-interacting protein THI105 yields the protein MAHNSSSRRRPNILITGTPGTGKTTTSSALAEATQLRHINIGELVKEKKLHDGWDDTLDCYIINEDLVCDELEDMMETGGNIVDHHGCDFFPERWFDRVVVLQTDNTVLYDRLSRRGYTGQKLTNNIECEIFQILLEEAKDSYPEDIVVALRSDSIEDISKNVEMMSNWISSWNPVV